The stretch of DNA aatattaaattaaattatttttaataaataaattttattaatttatgtgtataaattttaaaaatttaaatattattagaatataattaggatcaattagtatatctgaatatttattatagaatattttgtctttattattacgattctcttagCATCTATAAATATTcttctatattgtatcattttaGACAATTTGAATAGACAACTTAATACACTCAATAATAATacacaaattattttttcaattaaatctcttatttctaacaaatataaattattgcTAATTAAATACCGATACAAAAGATTGCTCATTTTTTATACTTAAGTCAacacttttttataaaaataaattaataaacacctgtataaatattttagacTTTCAAAATATgtatatcattttattttatattttcttctaattcaatgcttgaagtaaaagaaaaagtaaatatttcatatgcaataaaaaaaatttatcatgcttttgaaaatattaaaatcacaatttttgaaaaatcaagTATTATCCTATAATTTTATTGACAATGGACACCGTTTATTTGTTTGAGGCAAGTTCCtatctctataattttattaaattacctGTTTTCAATTGGGTGGAAAGTAGAAAAATGATTAGaaattttcattcattttcttaattattttttatttttatcgtGTTGTCTTCATATCTCTGTAAATTTTGTCGCGTGCTGCATAAGTTCTTGGCCTGATTATTTgtgtcttctttttgttttatctttcaAGTTCACGGGTTGCATTTATATCTATATCCTTAAATTTTGGAGTAATTTGACTCAGTTATTAACGATGAAATACTTGGTAATCGTTTACGTGTAACGAGCTTCTTGTTTATCTCCAGATTGCAGTTATCCTCCATCTTATCCACGTCTAATACGATGTGTTTTAATTACTAAATCTACATCTATAATAATAAGGTAAAAACTCAATGCGGTCGACTtgacgtgaagttgatatctgagagcttttatccaatctttttATCTGACGgctctcaaatatcaacttcacctgagttttcacttaataataataataataattcattttgatatatttataattttcttaaaattttaattaattcatcTTATTACTTCATCTTCCTCGTATTTTATggtgaaaattttaaaactactcCATCTTATTGTTTACAATATTTTTGGGTAAAAACTTATATGCAATTAACTTTAcgtaaaattgataattgaaaactattaaataatttgattaattcttaattCTAACTGCcatcaattataaattttatgtgaagttgactATATCTGAATTTCTAccgtatttttaattttttttattaataattcgTTGGAGataaaaagcaaagaaaacaatTTCATACCCTATGTTATCCAATTTTTAGGTTTGTTGACAATTTGTTTTGAAACTATTCTATTTCAAATTTGATTCTGACTACGGAAATACAGGTGCTGTATGTGGATCCGAAAGCCTATTGAACAAAATGATGGACCTGCACGACGGGCCCCTAATGTTGCTTGGCCCAACCATGAATGCAAAGGTGGCCTTTGAAATCTCAGAGAGACTACCACACTTGAGCCTTAGGATGAAAGAACACTGCAATCGTGCATTGGTGTACGCCACAAGGCTCAAGAATCTTGGAATCAAGGTGATCTACCCTGGCCTTGAGGACCACCCTCACCACCAACTGTTAAAATCCATAGCCAACAAGGATTATGGTTTTGGTGGGCTTCTCTGCATAGACATGGAGACAGAGGATAGGGCTAACAAGTTAATGCACTACTTGCAGAATTGTGCTCAGTTTGGTCTCATGGCTGTTAGCTTGGGATATTATGAGACCCTCATGTCCTGCTCTGGCAGTAGCACAAGCAGTGAAATGGATGAGGAGGCGCGGCGACGCGCTGGGATCTCACCGGGTCTTATAAGGTTTTCTGTTGGTTTCGTTGGGACACTAGAGCAAAAGTGGAGTCAGTTTGAGAAGGCACTCTCTAAATTTCATGAGTCCGAGTTGTCAAACAAAAGTTGAAACAAAACTTAGAGAAGAATGATAGAGAAccatcagaatttattattttttatcattaattagttattagtatTTAAAAGTATCAGATAAAgtatattattgaattattagattaaaataattagactAAACAAATTGATTTAATAGCTAAGTAATAGTTCTTTATGTTTCTTAAACTTGTATATGTAACTTCTTTAAACTTTAGCGTTATTTCTAAGGTGATTCATTTGAATGATTCATAGGCTTAGTTGAAAGCACTTCATTGTGCAATCAATCATTAAGTTGCCGCTATTACAATTTTTAGAAGGATGatattatgaaaatatttttcaaaatataccAGTTATTAGGGGTGTAATTGTGTAAGTTATCGAATCGGactaaaaattattgtaaaacTGAATCGAAAATTACAATAACCGatttaaaaatcgaaaaaaatcgatttttttgtttttatttttaacaaaattgatTGGTTCGGTTCGTTTTTTGTTGGCTCAATAGAAATCGAACTGAACCAAACCGAACAAAAAATATGCATCCACATcaatgttttaattattttaatctttaacttAACAACAAAAACCTCTAACCCCTAaccattttaatattttattcttattattttaatttattgattattttaaacTTCTAATTATTGTAATTCATATTTTGCTcattaagaattaaaaatcgaaaaaaccgATCGAACAAAATCGCTGTTGATTCGATTTGATTCGGTTTAGTTGTTATAAAAACAAGAAACTGAACAGTTGTATATCTATATAAACCAAACATATTGgttcaattaatttttagtcCAAAATTAAACCAAACCGAACCCATAACCCCCTTacgattattattattatgggaTATATGTAGAGTAGGCTTTGAGCTTATATACTAGCTCCCGGAAGTTGAGCTCTTGAAGCTGTTAACGGAAGCTAGCGCGGCGTCTCTAAACAAAGTGACATCCGTAGATCCACAAACCAAATGGTACCCAAGCTTCTTgagctcaacaccaccacaACCCGCTAGATGCGGGCCTTTCCCAGGCCCACGGGAACCCTTCAACTCCAAAACGGCATCTTCCGCCATCCTCAGCTTATCTGGGCTTAGGCCCGGACCCAACGGGCCTAACATGACGCAGTCAACTCCATCAACTGCAGCTATATCTTTCACGCTCTCCAAACCAACCTCCGAATCAATCTGGCAGCAGAGAATCAATATGAATGTGTGATGCTGAATCTGCAATTCTAATGAATggtattgaaaaataaaaggaggATTAAAAAAAAACCTGGCAGATGATTAACAAGTCATGCTCGCATTTGGAGAGGTAATTTTGGTCCAAGCCATAGTTGGAGGCTCTTACAGCGGGGTGAGCAGCTCCGCGGACCCCTTTCGGCGGGTATGCACAGTATGACACAGCATCGCGGGCCGACTTTGGGCTGTTTATGCCTGGAAAGATGAGGCCCGATGGGCCTATATCGAGGGCCTTCTTGGCCCATACTGCGGAACTTTCTGGAAGCCTGATGAGGGATGGGGTGTGAGTTGCGGAGAGGGCGTGAAGACAGGGAAGGACGTGGGGGATGTCGCCGTAGCCGTACAGCATGTCGATGACCGCAAAGTCATAGCCGGAATGGGCAGCTATTTCCGCCATCGTTGGCGAGAAAGTGGCCAAGAAGAGACCGTACAGTGGTTCTTGCTCCCTGTTGCCGACACTGGTTAGGCATGCTTTTAGAGATTTCGATTCCGCGGCCATTGTTTCTCTTCTTCGCCTCGCACTTTGCTTATAAGgacaaggattcaaattaaaaaaatatatattcttcaaTTATTAAGTTgttgaataaaaatattctttaaatttgttaacttaaaaaatacgctctaaatattttaaaatactatCAGCGTATCTATtcgttaaatatatattataaaaaaaattaaaaattaaattttaatgtaattatttacaaatataatttaaaaatatttttcaaatttaacgATTTtaaattaagtgattttttgtcattttttttccaataaataaattttttcgaaaaattaaaaaaatcgaaTTTTAATCCAATCTTTAGTGTGaagtttttaaataattatttttattatttatcataattttttaattattttccatATGTTCATTATCATTCTAGTTCATTCACATCTTTCTCAACATTTTTAACCACTATAATTTCATCTCTTTATTTTTTCCCCATATGATTCAGTCATATTTCAGCCCTTTTTtggtaaataattaaattttttaaattctaataattatatatgttcaatctaaaataattatggaagtaattttataaatattcaaaGAACTTAACAGTAGGGTGGATATCGCTGCTATTGAAGTATTCAACTTGGAACGGAGTATTAGCATCCTCCGATGAAGCAAGTGCAGAGTTGCAATTTGTGTTGTGCTCTtatgttttagttatttttggAGTGTGATTAAATTGGTGCTAAAGTGTTTGAATTgtttataaatataaagaatCCTTTTACTCATGAGTAAATACACCATAATAATCTAgactatatattataaatatttgaagTAGTTCCATCTGATAGACCTCTCTTTGAGAGCTCCATCAAATACTTTGCCATAAGAATAAGTTGTTCATATCTTAATTTCAAAAAGCAAATTCAAAGTGATAGCATCAcatagaagaaaataagatatacacaaaaagaaaatgtacaTAAACTATTGGACCTACCGACGGTttcatatttctatttttattatgtaaatTCTTACGGCTTCTAGGAGTTTATAATAACAATCAATTTTAATGTAAATCCTTATACTATAGTGTCCAGGAATTTATAATAATAGTCAATTTTCacacaaatttttataatttctaacAATTTacgtataaattttaaaaatttcagacTCTACAacgatttatataaaataagtacaaaattaaaatgtaattaattttctaaatattGTAATTAGATCATTTTaagttctattttatttaaaatatgtaaTTTGCCTCTAAtttgatgattaatttttaatatgcatataatatgtttaaaataaaaatataacaaaattagtaaaaatttcagtctctagactcactttttatttcttttaaaatgtttGTGATTATTCAATTCATTTTAGAAGTAAAATTGCTGGAAAAAATTACAAGgcataaaatcacaaaattaaaaaaatagaatgatctaatttttctaaatatacttaaaagaatttcaaaatttaatatctaGAGTCATTTATTACTTtagaatatatttttcatattataccaattttttcaaattaatatgactttttaaaacttatttgtcaattttaaattttttcgctttttattattttagtctaCAACTAATTCCTTTGggtacattttttttttacgaatTGATCCGTAAAAAAGTTAATTATCTGCTTTGTTgtctaaaaagtaaaaagtgtCAAGGTGGTCTTCTGAAAGGAAGTTTTTCAAGGCTCTTTTCTATTTCAAACCAACAAAGATATATGATCGGAGATTATGGGTTTTGTGATGGGTTAGAGTGGATTTGAAATTTTCAGTGGAGGAGGGAGTTGTTCTAATGGGAGTTGGAATTGGCTCATCAACTGCATGAGAGGTTAAGACCAGTGAAACTATCATCTGGTAGAGAGGATAATATTGTGTGGAAGTTTGAtaataaatgtatttttttcaCTAAATTAATTTGGGGAGGGCTTGTACCTCTGAGAATTGAGCTTTTTGACTGGTTCGTTCTGGTTGGTCGGGTAAATATTAAAGAAAGGTTGAGCATATTAGGcgtgattcatcaaaatgataaTATGTGTGCCATGTGTAGAAAGGAGATGAAAACTGTTTATCATTTGTTTTTTGTATGTGAGTTTACATGGAATGTGTGGTGCGCTTGGCTAAGACATTCCCAGGAACCATGAAAGGACTGTTTGAGAGCTGGATTGGTATGCTTAATAGGAAGGTGGAGCAGCGAATGTTGTACAATGATTTGAAATATCTGGATGGAGCGAAATGATAGAATTTCAATAACAGAAAAACAGGTGTTGAGGACGTACAACAAATAACGTTTTTGAGCTATAAGGAGTGCTCTGGTACTGATTCTTTTGGTTGTTGATAGCTTTGTCAGAGATAACCGAATTTGATTccttttatgtttttttgtgtgtttcGTTTTTAATTGTACTTTTCTATCCCACTTTAATGTGTtgagttttttttgtttcaaaaaataaaaaaaataaaaagtgccAACGACATAagggttaaaaaaaaaaaatcattctgTATGTCAAGTTGTCAACCGTGATCCTTTGGTTCTTGTACAATAGTAGTAGCCGACGTTGTGCACGATAAGGCATTGGATGGAACTTTTGGCTTTTACTTTGCAGCCATGGGCCATGGCTTCGCGGCACCATTTGtcgtttttttttaagaataaattattgttttaatttttatgatttaaaataattttaaaattatttttaatatttaaatgaaattatcttattattaatgatatgttaaaaaaattaaaagtaaaataatattataataattttaaaatgttagaaacttataaataaaaatattgggGATAAAAATAatgcattaattttaaaaaattagtaaattaagtaaaataagaGTAAATTTTAACGAAATacattgcattaaaaatttaagaattttacTTATGTTTAGAGGTAGAAATGTGCTAGACTACTCAATAGAGACTCATGACTTGATTCGTTTTAGATTCaactaattttattaatcaggttaaactttgattttttatgaatattaaagaaatttgatatattagagaaagatatataatttatacttttattatatatatatcgtgctcttttttattttattccagACATTTATCTACTAATAATTTTACAAGCATTTTATGATGAGtaaaacatttttcataaaaaaattaaaaaaatacataaaatggAAATAATAGgattaagaataatttatttagatgtgattaaaaataattgaataatttaaaaataatttatttagatgtgattaagaataatttactcttattttacttgatttcgtaattcttttaaaaaatatatcgtTTTGTCTCTAACACTGTTGTCACATTTAAAtccttaatattttaaaaattgtctCAATGTTATTCTACCTTCACCTCTATTAATATATTACTAACAACATGATAAcattaagataattttaaatatagagACATTTTTAgtggttttaatttttatttcattatcatGGCACATCAATCTTTTTTTGAGGAAAAGAtaaatattctaattttttaatttaaagacacataaatttttaattaatttaaaatataaaattattcctaactttttaaaatataagatatatAAGTTATTCTGTTCGAAATATCTAAAAACAAATCGATTTTTTGGAAGGTTTTAGATGTctctcattttaaaaataatggacgtttttgtatttttaattagtcgATAACTTATCTGTTTTCGAGATAAAAAATCATGGATCTATTTATCGTTTactcttaattatttatttgagtaAAATAACAATTAGATCTTTGAAAATGTTGACTTTGGAATAAttagacattgaagaaaaaaagtACCAATTATATCCTCCAAGATAGTAAACGGTGGACATGTATGTCCTTCTGTCAATAAATAATcctaaataaaatagaattgtccatatattttgttatttacaatGGTGCATATCTCGTTACTGTCAAATGAGTAGGAAAATGATTTAATTTTGGACAGTGAAGCATTTATTATCTTTTGAGTTTTCATATATCATTTATCAGTTGTTCtctattatttattacaaaTCCTATCAAAACAAGTGAAGTTTTGCTCCAAATGTTGTTATCTACATGATTATCTTTCATAAATAGACACGTCAGAGTAATTAACCGTACATATAAGGATCATCGTTAACTTTTAGTTGATGAATTGATAGAGGGACATCATGTGTCCACCGTTTGCTATCTtaaaagatcaaattaatacttttttaagGACTAATTAGTACAAagacaaaatattcaaaaaccTAATTGTCactttactttatttattttgtttgacaTTTGATACGAATTGTTCCAGACATGTCCCTTGCCCTTTGGGTCCAATTCCGATGGTTGAGTGGCCTGATCTAATATGATCACCTAATTCATAAAATGTGAAAAGTGTATGACATAGAAAACTGAAtcatactttaatttatttttatttgaaacgAAAACTTAAAGAACTTTTTAAGACTTTCGACTTGTATACGGTGGATGTTAACTTTTGGAAGATAGTTAATTTGCGCGTACGCATTCCTGACTATCATTACgtaatttatttaagtaaatacgTGGATCGCGATTTTCAGATTTTCTTAGACTCAATTCAATTAATTTATGAAGTATCTGATGCAATTTTTAAGGAGATCaagagaaagtaaagagaatagTTTTAGAACCATGTTTTAAgatagaattctagagagaagctctctttTTTCTCTAGAATTTAGAATAGTTTTAGGGTAAATTCTTTTAGATGTAgattttaattcttgttcttgaataattctctttatattttcttgttctattgTCTCAATTTGCCtagtttttcttgttaatttttttattttgtctattttagtttataaataattgttgaatttcatttctatttaatgcaagtttatgttttcatgtcctttgatgtttgatttaattgctaTTTTGTTATCTTGTGTTGgtagttttagatttttattattcttgtgaattgttatgttttatttttatgcatcctaagtatttgatgaaatgctcTTTTCAGTTTTAAAGTTGATTTTTGTATTCTTGACTTGGGTCGGTAACCTGTGCgaccttgagttactaatgtccaagttgattaataatttggagattttaaatagttttgtttctattgacgctaatcttttgctaattcaattagtaagttgattagaACTTATGTATTAGGATTAAATTAAGCCTATTTGACTTTTCTTCGATGTTGGAGATGAGGAAGTGGGATTACTCTTTgtaattatcaatttatcatgttGTTGTTAGTAACAAGGATAGTGATCATTAACCATCAACCCTTGTCAAGATCTTTCTTAGTTAAATTCCTTAATTGtcttaatttcttgttatttatattttcgTTTAGTTTAATCAAAATCCTCGATatctcatagccaataattgaacACTCAATTGCAATTCTTAAGGAGAACGACTAGAAATTCTACTCCCGGTTATTTTGATTTGTATTGTGACAACTTTTTAAACTTTGATTAGGGTCATTTGTTAGTTTGAAACTATACTACTGAGAAGCAATTCTTTTTGAGAAATCCTAAACCGATGTTTGGCCCACATCAGGTAGCGAATCCTCTCATTCTCGTCGGCGAGTACCAGCTCGTACTGCCCCACCTCCCAACACGACCTCTTGATCCTGGATCCTTTGGAGGTCCCTCTTGCCCAACCGAGAGGGCGTGCCCGACACGTCGAACGTTACCCAATGGTAACAACTTGGCATACCCCCTGCCGGAAAGATAGGACCCATGTTCCTCTGAACTCCCATCTACCGCACCATACCTATAGCTAAATAGGTGCACCACTGTCAGCCCACTACCCAGAAACACAAATAGAAAAAATTCTCTACGTATGTCAAAAGCTACAAATCAAGCAACTATCGGATCACATATTCCTAAAGACTATACTAACACAATGACATCCATTTATCTCCCTACCACATCTACGAAGCAAGTAAACAATGAAAATGCAGaagcaaaataaacaaatagTGCAACAAAAAAATATCAACCTGATTCTCAAAGAGCGACCAAAAGAAATGGAATTACAACACACAGGGAGATGCAACAATATGAACCCACCAAGTGTTAAGCAAACCCAAACGAAGTCTAGTGTCAAAGAAATTTGCAAAAAACATTTGTGAGAGTGTGAAAgagcaaaaaaagaagaagaaacatttATAATAAAGATAATACCCCAACATTTCAAAAAGAAATCACAAAGGGGCGgaggaaaaaaaggaaaaaaagagtaAACTTTTATCCTCTCACTAAGCGTAATTATGACGCCTTGGAAATCGCAACGGATGAAAATCCCTTAGAAGAAACGCAGCGGCCAAGCGGCTTGAACGCACACGGATCCCCGATCTTGGCCAAAATCATGAGACTTCATCTTCCCCCTTTCGATAATACGAGAAAACGAACTCATTCAGCGACAAGACTAAGCAAGCATACCATCTCACTGTGGTGGCAATTGTTTTGGACCTGACAAGCGGGTCTCCAAAACGGTTGAGCGCTCGACCTGGCCTTCCGGGCCTAGGGCCCTTCCACGGCCTATAATACCGGCTAACATTCAAATCCAAATACCCCTTATCTTAGctaataagataagataagataacaataTGAGCTGTATAAAGGGAATGAGGGACTCCCTTAAGTACGTTGCAcatttttaattctcctttatacttCTTAGATCCATTATGACTTAAGCGTTGGAGTGTCTTAGCAAGTACTACTCCCGTTGCTCTAGAAATCCGATCCCGTCACCACCTTCGCCGGCAAATCCCTAGTTCCCCTCACTAAAATTAGCGTCGGtcaccagtataaaatacatgttaaaatataaatatacattaaaaataatcaaaccatatatatatttatacacaaatacattaatggctgattttattgttgattttgttttacgaataacatttttgttaaaCATAAACTATATAATTTGTGACAAATTCtcaaactattttttaatttaaaactaatATGTCAAAATACGAACATTGCTGGGATTGATTTGGGatattaattcattttaataaaatatttatcattagtgcaaaaaataaattgtgcTTGTGTATTCTGGTATGCTGACAATTTCAAGTCGACTTGTTTGGTCTCTCCGTCTGTGTCCTATCGTGGGTACGGTAGCACACCAGTTCTTTCCCACATTACCAAAAAGTCACAAACAAAGCGTGTCGCAGATCTAATCCCCCACACCAAAACTCACACAACACAGATAAAGATCCCAACCCAAACCCCCAGGCTTCATCGACGACGATGGGGTCTTATTCTTCTTCGCCTCTGTGGGCCCGTACCCTCGccgtcttcctcctcctccttttctCAACCCCCTCCCTGGCCGAGATCCGCTCTTCGGAGATCCGAAACGACGAGCGCCCAATCATCCCCTTCGACCAGTTCGGCTTCACCCACACGGGCCGCCTCGAGCTCTCCGTCTCCAAGATCTCCCTCTCCAACTCCAACCTCGACCTCTCCATCGTTGGCTTCTTTCTATGCACCCTCGACTCGTGGCTCCACGTGTTCCAGCAGCTCGAGGACGGCGAGATCCGCTGCGCCCTCCAGTCCGATCTCGTCAAGACCGTTTACACCTTCAACTCCCTCAACGGCCACGATTCTTTCACCACCGTCTACAACGAGACCGACTCCGACCAGTACAACCTCGTCTTCGCCAACTGTCACCCGCAGCAGCTCAAGGTCTCCATGAACGTCCGATCCGCCATGTACAACCTCGATGGCAAGACCGGCATCCGCGACTATCTCTCCGCCGGCCGCACCGTTCTCCCTAGGGTTtactttctcttctctcttgttTACTTCTCCATCGCCGTCGTGTGGATCGTCGTCCTCTACCGGAAGCGATTAACCGCCTTCCGCATCCATTACTTCATGCTGGCGGTAGTGATCTTGAAAGGTCTGAACCTCCTTTGCGAGGCTGAGGATAAGTCCTACATCAAGCGCACTGGAAGCGCTCACGGCTGGGATGTGCTGTTTTACATCTTTAGCTTCTTGAAGGGGATTTCGCTCTTCACCCTTATTGTCTTGATTGGCACTGGTTGGTCCTTCATCAAGCCTTATCTTCAGGACAAGGAGAAGAAGGTCTTGATGATTGTTATTCCCCTTCAGGTTATTGCCAATATCGCTCAGGTTGTTATTGATGAGAGCGGGCCTTATGGCCATGACTGGATCACATGGAAGCAGGTGTTCTTGCTGGTGGATGTTGTTTGCTGCTGCGCTGTTCTCTTCCCTATTGTGTGGTCTATCAAGAACCTTCGCGAGGCGGCCCGGACCGACGGCAAGGCTGCCGTCAATTTGATGAAATTGACCTTGTTCAGACACTACTATGTGGTTGTAATCTGCTACATTTACTTCACCAGGGTTGTGGTGTACGCGCTGGAGACCATCACCTCCTACCGCTATTCCTGGACCAGCGTCGTCGCCGCCGAGCTGGCCACACTTGGTTTCTATTTGTTTACTGGATACAAGTTCAAGCCGGAGGCTCACAATCCGTATTTCGTTATTGatgatgaagaggaggaagCGGCGGCGGAGGCACTCAAGCTTGAGGATGAATTTGAGTTGTAATTCCCTGAAAAGAAGGAAATAGAACAGAGAAGAAACAAATAATGTTTTCCCGGGGTTAGGTGGTTGAAAGAAGTTGGTATGACTTTTGGAGGAAGTTCAGGTTTCACCTCAACCAGAAGTAGGaatatgttacattttgtgaGGTATAGTCTTTATTGATAATCctgtgtttatatatatatatattttttttgttctggACTTGTGCTCAGCACTTTGAACTGGTGCCATGTAATTCCGTGAATCATATATTACTGTTGCTGCAAATACATTTTGTTTCTCAGTTGTAAACATGGGGTAGTATTTCTGTTTGTCATTGAGCTTTGTAGTTGTGAACATGTGATAGTTAAAATTTGTTAACTTGTTATGGAATTCGGTCAATCATTAGCACTGAGTCTGGATTTCTGAATTAGTTGAAAACATTTATATCTGCCACTATTACAAGTTCTCAAACTACTAGCACTGTCAGAATTCTAAATTTGGATAGTTAGATTTAGATTCAGAAAGGTCATCTTAGTAATTGTGCTGATCTGTTAATACAATTGTGTTAATCTAACTGTTACAATCTGTTAACAATGCACACAAATTTGCCttcaagaagaaaatgaaacaaaatttaCATGGCCTAGTGGTAATTGGATTTGTGGGACAAGCTTCAAGGACATTGGAGAGGTGAAGGTTGAGATGTGTTTTCTGAAATTAGGTGTAGCCAATAATAATGATGTACAATCGTTTCTTGCTTCTTGTAATGtttaaggtagcgtttgttttgaggtactgagacagagactgaaagACTGAGACacagtatcatgtttgttggctGAGAGACTAGTagtaaaatttctgtctctatctctaaaatttcagtacctccaaaaactAGGGACAAGGGATTAAAAGTtttagagacagagactgaaattttaataacattttatacctaaaataccttCATTTCacttaattaatttcaattttatcctttgtgtaaattaaattagagttttatttttgtttcaatttctgtctctcaCTTTGCACTAAacaaaatactgaaatttatttcGATCTCTGCCTCTTAGTCTCAGTCTTTCCGTCTCGGTCTCTTT from Arachis duranensis cultivar V14167 chromosome 4, aradu.V14167.gnm2.J7QH, whole genome shotgun sequence encodes:
- the LOC107482447 gene encoding protein CANDIDATE G-PROTEIN COUPLED RECEPTOR 7, coding for MGSYSSSPLWARTLAVFLLLLFSTPSLAEIRSSEIRNDERPIIPFDQFGFTHTGRLELSVSKISLSNSNLDLSIVGFFLCTLDSWLHVFQQLEDGEIRCALQSDLVKTVYTFNSLNGHDSFTTVYNETDSDQYNLVFANCHPQQLKVSMNVRSAMYNLDGKTGIRDYLSAGRTVLPRVYFLFSLVYFSIAVVWIVVLYRKRLTAFRIHYFMLAVVILKGLNLLCEAEDKSYIKRTGSAHGWDVLFYIFSFLKGISLFTLIVLIGTGWSFIKPYLQDKEKKVLMIVIPLQVIANIAQVVIDESGPYGHDWITWKQVFLLVDVVCCCAVLFPIVWSIKNLREAARTDGKAAVNLMKLTLFRHYYVVVICYIYFTRVVVYALETITSYRYSWTSVVAAELATLGFYLFTGYKFKPEAHNPYFVIDDEEEEAAAEALKLEDEFEL
- the LOC107482450 gene encoding uncharacterized protein LOC107482450; translated protein: MAAESKSLKACLTSVGNREQEPLYGLFLATFSPTMAEIAAHSGYDFAVIDMLYGYGDIPHVLPCLHALSATHTPSLIRLPESSAVWAKKALDIGPSGLIFPGINSPKSARDAVSYCAYPPKGVRGAAHPAVRASNYGLDQNYLSKCEHDLLIICQIDSEVGLESVKDIAAVDGVDCVMLGPLGPGLSPDKLRMAEDAVLELKGSRGPGKGPHLAGCGGVELKKLGYHLVCGSTDVTLFRDAALASVNSFKSSTSGS